The stretch of DNA TGACCCGGTTACACAAGCTACTTTGATCTTTTTTGAGGATGGTGCACTTGACTTACGCCACGAAACTCATAATTTCAGTAAAAATCAAAATGGCCGTATTGTTATACCAGAGGAACTGAAACAAGGACGCTCTATTATCGCCGTATGCGATGGTCAGGTAGATATTTTAAATAGTATTGGGGACAGGATTGTTCCATTCGAAGGTGTAGCATAAAAGCTACTTAATAGAGCTATTTGACCAACGTCGAATCTGCTCAAATAAAAAAGCCGCTATTTCAGCGGCTTTTTTGTATCAAATTTTTATCATTAAGAAGTGATTGCAACTTCGTAATGATATTTAATATCTAGAATCCAATTAAAAAGGCCCTTTTAAGGACCTTTTTTTAGCACTAACCTGTTTAGTAAGCTACCTAAGCAATGTGAGTAAAAACAAGAATAAGCCTTGTCTTATCGAAGCGTAACGTACTCTTCGGCTGATGTTGGGTGTATCGCAACACACGCGTCAAAGTCTGCTTTTGTTGCGCCCATTTTAATGGCTACACCAAAACCTTGTAGGATTTCGTCCATGCCAAGACCAATACCATGAATACCAACAACGCGTTCATTGTCGCCCGCGCAAATTAGTTTCATTTTTGTCATTTGACGATGCTCTGTTAAGGCGGTGTACATAGCCGCAAAGCTTGAGTTATAGACTTTTACATTGCCAATACCATACTGCACTATTGCTTGCTCTTCCGTTAAGCCCATTGTGCCAATGGCCGGATGACTAAATACAACCGTTGGTACATTGGTATAGTCCATCACTACATCGGTAATGCCATTGAATAGACGTTCCGCTAAAATACGTCCTGCTTTAACAGCCACTGGCGTTAATTCTATTTTTCCGATGATG from Psychrosphaera aestuarii encodes:
- a CDS encoding TIGR02922 family protein; this encodes MLHDPVTQATLIFFEDGALDLRHETHNFSKNQNGRIVIPEELKQGRSIIAVCDGQVDILNSIGDRIVPFEGVA